The Brassica oleracea var. oleracea cultivar TO1000 chromosome C6, BOL, whole genome shotgun sequence genome includes a region encoding these proteins:
- the LOC106300530 gene encoding 60S ribosomal protein L10-3-like encodes MGRRPARCYRQIKGKPYPKSRYCRGVPDPKIRIYDVGMKKKGVDEFPFCVHLVSWEKENVSSEALEAARIACNKYMVKSAGKDAFHLRIRVHPFHVLRINKMLSCAGADRLQTGMRGAFGKALGTCARVAIGQVLLSVRCKDNHGAHAQEALRRAKFKFPGRQKIIVSRKWGFTKFNRADYTRMRQSKRIVPDGVNAKFLSNHGPLANRQPGSAFISATE; translated from the exons ATGGGACGAA GACCTGCGAGATGTTACCGTCAGATCAAGGGGAAACCCTACCCGAAATCCCGCTACTGCCGTGGTGTCCCCGACCCCAAGATCCGCATCTACGACGTCGGCATGAAGAAGAAAGGAGTCGACGAGTTCCCCTTCTGCGTCCACCTCGTCTCCTGGGAGAAGGAGAACGTCTCCAGCGAGGCTCTCGAGGCTGCGCGTATCGCCTGCAACAAGTACATGGTGAAATCCGCCGGAAAAGATGCGTTCCATTTGAGGATTAGGGTTCATCCTTTCCATGTCCTGAGGATCAACAAGATGCTTTCGTGCGCCGGGGCTGATAGGCTCCAGACTGGTATGAGAGGTGCGTTTGGTAAGGCCTTGGGTACTTGCGCTAGGGTTGCGATTGGGCAGGTGCTTTTGTCTGTGAGGTGTAAGGATAACCATGGAGCTCATGCTCAGGAGGCTCTCAGGAGGGCTAAGTTTAAGTTCCCTGGTCGTCAGAAGATCATTGTTAGCAGGAAATG GGGATTCACTAAGTTCAACCGTGCTGACTACACGAGGATGAGGCAGTCGAAGAGGATTGTTCCCGATGGTGTCAATGCTAAG TTCCTGTCGAACCATGGTCCTTTGGCTAACCGTCAACCTGGAAGCGCCTTCATTTCAGCCACCGAATGA
- the LOC106300531 gene encoding cytochrome c oxidase assembly protein COX19-like isoform X2, with the protein MGRSGAFGGNRGLRPIPPEKGIFPLDHLHECDAEKKEYLGCLKSSSNKSEQCRHLSKKYLQCRMAKNLMAKQDMSELGFSGVKELDSAGDKNKESLEH; encoded by the exons ATGGGACGAA GTGGAGCATTTGGAGGAAACAGAGGATTGAGACCTATCCCACCAGAAAAGGGCATTTTCCCTCTGGATCACTTACACGAATGTGATGCG GAGAAGAAAGAATATCTAGGCTGTCTCAAGTCTTCATCTAACAAATCTGAGCAATGCAGACATCTCTCTAAGAAATATCTCCAGTGTCGAATGGCCAA AAACTTGATGGCAAAGCAGGATATGTCTGAACTTGGATTCAGTGGTGTTAAAGAACTGGATTCCGCTGGAGATAAGAATAAAGAGAGTCTCGAACATTGA
- the LOC106300531 gene encoding cytochrome c oxidase assembly protein COX19-like isoform X1 encodes MSTGGAFGGNRGLRPIPPEKGIFPLDHLHECDAEKKEYLGCLKSSSNKSEQCRHLSKKYLQCRMAKNLMAKQDMSELGFSGVKELDSAGDKNKESLEH; translated from the exons ATGAGTACAG GTGGAGCATTTGGAGGAAACAGAGGATTGAGACCTATCCCACCAGAAAAGGGCATTTTCCCTCTGGATCACTTACACGAATGTGATGCG GAGAAGAAAGAATATCTAGGCTGTCTCAAGTCTTCATCTAACAAATCTGAGCAATGCAGACATCTCTCTAAGAAATATCTCCAGTGTCGAATGGCCAA AAACTTGATGGCAAAGCAGGATATGTCTGAACTTGGATTCAGTGGTGTTAAAGAACTGGATTCCGCTGGAGATAAGAATAAAGAGAGTCTCGAACATTGA